Genomic DNA from Pectinophora gossypiella chromosome 20, ilPecGoss1.1, whole genome shotgun sequence:
CGAAGTGCGTGGGGGTGGCGACAGACGCGTCCAAGATGTAGACGTCACCAGCCACACCCTCCTTCTCCTCAGCCAGTCTCACGTCTCCCAGCATCAACGCCAGCTTGAAGGCATCCGCCACGTTCGGGGTAGTTACGTCTTTGTCCAGACCTGTTGAAACATGTTCGTGTGTGGTTGGGTATGGAGgttagttttctttttcttctgatGAAATCCAGGTTGTAAGTCAGGTCTAAATGCGACCTTACTAATTCTGGTGTCAGACAGAAGACATGAGGGTTTCTGGCTGGATATAATTTGCGACTTCAGCAAATGCATAGAGCAAATATCTTGTAGGTGGTCAACCACCTACAAGATATTTGTTAATATGTACTAACATATCAATCAATATATGCAAAACAAATTTCACAAGACAAGTGTTGCTTGATTTTAGGAACTGCATTTCATGAAGCATATAACAAACTTCTTCTTCTGGTGttaaggttattactgagccgccaaaggcccctgacatggctcatgtaacgactacatacttacatgagtaagtagtaaccgggaccaacggcttaacgtgccttccgaagcacggatcatcgtactttcggacaatcgggtgaagaggctgttatgtcctaaccaaactagggatcacaaagtgattttcacaCCTTTCAACCTGGGGCCTCAATCGTGAGCCAGACCCACTGGACCAGAGAGCCCGTATTTGATCTGATTGAGATCCAATTTGATGTCAAGGACGTCATCAGTGATTatgttaaaattttacataCCTCTCATGAGAATGACACGACGTCCTTCAGGAGTGAGACCGGGTAGTGGTGGCATTTGActgcaaaaagaaaaaaaatacttatgtatttttatttatttaaatgacttTTTAAATCAGGTTACTCTGTTTCTAAAGTATGATACTGCTCTGACCAATCTCTTTTATTACCACTACCGTTTCAGTAATGAACTGTATAATTAACATTAcctacataacaacataaaatctaatttaattttgtagcaGCTTAGAATGTTCCGGAGAATAATTTACAAGATGATTGAGGTAAGCAAAAACTTTGAAattctagttattatatagttTTTGGTTTGACTCTAGCGTCTTTTTGGTCTGATGTTATTGCAAATGTTGATAAAGTGTATTATTTGTTTTCGTCTGTCtgttttactattatttttttagctatATTGGTATTCATCTATTGTGTCAATGGCATGGCATactctttttacccgactgtggcgaatcaaaaggagggttatgtgtttgaccgttatgtatgtacgaccacggctatcttccaaacatcactattcggaagaatatcAGAGATTTTTTTCGTAGTCGGGTTATAGTTTTTAATCTTTTAACGTTCTTTCATTATGGGTTCATTTTGGGCGCAAGATTGGATATAAGTTTACTTTCactgctttcggacaatcagatgattctgCTTGCAAAACCCTAAGTGATGACGTGTTATCGTGAGTTGTCTATTACTACTAGACTTTCGATGCTGTGCAgatttcttaaaatattttctcgtttataattttgtacgaTGTGAAAatgcctttatttatttttagctgTGAAATACTTATAAAGTTATGTCATCGTGTGCCATGCCCCTTATACATATATTCGATCTACAATCatatggattgtgaggtggattacctaacccatcaaccctggtgtcagagttattactgagccgccataggctcctgacatgactcatgtaacgactgcgtacttacgtagtaataaccgggaccaacggcttaatgtgtcttctgaagcacggatcatcttactttttggacaatcaggcaatcagcctgtaatgtcctaaccaaactagggatcacgaagtgatttttgtgatttgtctccaccgggattcgaacccgggacttccggatcgtgagcacaacgctcaacaactAGTTGTTGAGCCACGGAGGCCGACAGAGGTCACCTTTTTAACTCCCAATCTAATAGATCATCTGAGCTGTCATCAAAATGCCTTTGAAGAgctgtataatttattttaataacagcTCATCAAATTATGCCATTCTACTGACTACGGTAATAATACTTAACTATAGCATCTCTAATTACACAACATGAGATGAAAAGATGGCTATCAGTATAATGGCCTATATTAAAAGGAGTAGTTAGTGTCAGGACGTTATTACAAttaaggaaattataaacgccaCTGTTCTGCCTAACTACCCTAGTCCCCACAACCCATTTGCCTCACCAAATAGAAATCCACAAAAATTCCcgacaaaattacaaaaaacacccaAATAAATCCTTTCAATCTCTattagaaccatgtcgcatcAACACATTTGATGTTAAACGAAGATTTTGTTTCAATTTCTCAATTGAGTCAATGCGACATAGTTCTAAAGTTTGTTTTTACAGGCCAAGAGAAACCGTTTAGGAAACTCACACAATATTGAGGATCTCCTGAAGCTCAGGGCGCGTGACGTCACGGTTGGTAAAGAACTCGGGAACAGCAGTGCGCATGGTGAAGTACATGTCCAGCTTACGCTTGGTCTTCTCCAGGGAGAACTTGCAGCCTCGCAGGAAGGTCATGATACGCTGGTCATCTAcgtagaagaaaaataaattgtagTCGGTGttgaattttcaaaataaattctTTAACATGTGATAGTAGTAGTTAACCTAAAAGATAATGGATTTGAATTTTATGGCAACGTTGACCTTTTTAGTTGTCTCCAATACATAATCCACAGTGGAGATGCATATTAGTGGAGTATAGTGTATGAAGACCCGTATCTTTCAGCTAGgtgtacataataataacacctgatataattatatatataagttcacgcctatatcccgttGAGGTAGTCAAAGACGGTggagttccacttactacgatcctgacacaccactcagaaatcagaatcatataTTGAACTTgaaaaacttgttgaaggtcaatgtaacatttttgaatttacgtcatttcgcaaggtgtaatggctgaggaaaagaaatgacaagaaactgcaacagcaacacatctttcgCTAGACAGCAAGGTGTGTATGTTTCATAaccttatttaaaatttgatttctatataacttatatcttgtgttagttttataattataacattgttTAATATtcccaatattgctattattatacactttgaaataTACTCGTTTCAAGTAATTTTAGAACTTCTGTTTGTCTTTGATATTTGGTTAATAAATCATATTTGTCATGTACTCGTATGCTAGTAAATATGGAAGACTTATTACAAACATTTATCTTTATAACCTGACGTTATTCTGATGTGGATTCGTGTGTGCTAAGTCATCTTAACATATGcatgttttttaaattcaataccatttttttttgaggagctcgatggcgcagcggtaaacgcgctcggtctgcgattgttgaagttaagcaactttcgcaaaggccggtcataggatgggtgaccacaaaaaaaagttttcatctcgagctcctccgtgcttcggaaggcacgttaagccgttggtcccggctgcattagcagtcgttgataaccatcaatccgcactgggcccgcgtgatggtttaaggccctttgaccctatccatccatagggaaggcccgtgccccagcagtggggacgttaatgggctgatgatgatgaccattttTTATTCAAGCCTGTTACCCAACTCTTTGAGTCTCTTATTTAATGGTTTAAGTTTCTAATCCAACACTTTTAATCTCTTAACGAACTCTTTTATTCTCTTATCGTTCTCTTTTACGCTTTTAACCCTTTTAGACTCTTACCGAACTCATCAGGTAGATGGGGCTCCTTCTTGAGCCACTCCTTGATGTGCTGCAGGTCGGCGTCTCTGGTGTCCACCTTCTCATTCAGCTCCTCGCGGATCTTCTGCCACATCTCTCCTGCAGGCTGCTCGAGAGTCATCTTTGTTGGTGCTGTTGACAAGAGATTGAGGTTATTTAAATGGCTCATTAAGGAAGCTATAGTCTTTTCtccttctaatccttttatctcctGTTGGGTTGGGTTAGATTATATTTTGCTTTTCGTAATGGTGTGGCTGTTTAGTTTGTTACCTATATCTATATCTtctccttcttatcgtgtgggttgtgaggtggaataccaacctcatcaaccctggtgtcagggttatgattgggccgctaaaggctcctgacatggctcaacgAATGGCTCATGGATTTctatataattatttgttttaataataatccgTGTTTCTAGATCATTGCATTGCCTCGACAGAGGTCCAGATGCAGAAgcataaattattttgtgatatttctcaTGATTTATGCATAATGTTTTTTGTTGCTATTTTTGTCGAACATTGATTATTTCAAAAAACCACAAATAGGTAAACAGACTTTGGACACTTTTTTAGTTAGGTAAATAAACAGCAGTCTCGATGAATGAGGgaatttgttgcttgatattttgatcacattatgtatagaattatgttgctacctatattgatatagaagatgtaattgtgcctgggtgtaataaaaagggtcatcattgtacccaaaaacaaatataaaagatacatacttaagtatatttgttatccatgaaattagaaggttaaacgaagaaaaatctgtacagcgccatctagacgtatattgttttcaatgttccgcttgtggctctgcttatCCCCTACAGGATTTATTGGCATGAGTATTGTGTTTGTAAGTACAACTTAAAAGACTCATTAACAACCACATTGCTAAAACAGTGGAGGTTACAACGAACAATAATTAGGCGAGCGGAATCAGTGCGCGATGCATGTGTACACTGGGCCAACGAGCCAAGGTCTCAAAATGGTGGTCATTGCGCAGGCGCTGTTGCCGGTAGCGTTGTTGTGAAACCAGCGACGGTAGCGCGGCTGGTGTTTacatacttatacagggtgttttgataccgtaacgaaagcttttagggatgattcagaccatgattctgagttgatatcaagtggaattttccgacgcaaaatcTATGcttgtgttttattaaattgttttcaattctatagttttcgactaccccctcagtattcgttacgatgccactaacaccctgtatttaaatgatatttatagtCTATACTATGGGTATGTCCCACTGCTTATCACAAGACATTTATCGACCTGAAGGTATGGAGCAACGCTACTCTACTGCGGGTTTATATACGTACACGGAAGCATAGATCTACGCTATATTTTGTACCTagctaagtaggtatttttgttCCCGATAAAACCTCGGAAAGtatctttaatatttttaaattcaaagtTAAAGATggttatttacatttttttcccaTAAAtagtttagaaattaatataattgCTTTAAACTTACgtacttataatatttacatagatacatacatacatacataaactcacgcccgtaatccctaatggggtgggcagagccacaagcaatcaaagacaacttgcagccaatgttgatacggtgtcgtaagctggatatgatgaaccttatggtgataagggatcagcctatcgctcataacattagtccacgATTAGTACTTATAATATCTATATCATAATATACTACTTAGTTCActttgcgatgtatgtacctctgactaccccaattgggatgtagtcgggAGCTTCTGTGTTCaaatataacaattatataGAGGAATCGGAGCATATCGTAAACATCTGAGAGAGAAATGAGGAAATACAGAAATGTTACTTAAAGCAAAACAAGTTATTGTCAGTACCAACAAAATTGCATTACGCCTGTGtcccagaaggggtaggcagaggtgtattataataaatacacccaatcctcgccagctatgtttaagtcctgtGTAATAGGGACCATGTTGCTAGTAACATGACTTCAATCCTGaaaacgtgatatcaattacatgtgattcaaacattaattttaaaagaaactCGTAAAGTCGATCCCAACCCGG
This window encodes:
- the LOC126376042 gene encoding alpha-tocopherol transfer protein-like, with amino-acid sequence MTLEQPAGEMWQKIREELNEKVDTRDADLQHIKEWLKKEPHLPDEFDDQRIMTFLRGCKFSLEKTKRKLDMYFTMRTAVPEFFTNRDVTRPELQEILNIVQMPPLPGLTPEGRRVILMRGLDKDVTTPNVADAFKLALMLGDVRLAEEKEGVAGDVYILDASVATPTHFAKFTPTLVKKFLVCVQEAYPVKLKEVHVINVSPLVDKIVNFVKPFIKDKIKERIFLHTDTSELYKYVPKEMLPSEYGGNAGSMADLHSAWVKKMEEYKDWFAAQEDIKADESLRPGKPTNYDELFGIDGSFRQLVID